One stretch of Juglans microcarpa x Juglans regia isolate MS1-56 chromosome 3D, Jm3101_v1.0, whole genome shotgun sequence DNA includes these proteins:
- the LOC121255052 gene encoding disease resistance protein RPV1-like, producing the protein MDEDAVSVSSTSTFRLRWDVFLSFRGEDTRHTFTNTLYQSLENSGVRVFFDDEGLRGGDEIKPGLFEAIEDSAASIAIISPNYASSHWCLEELSKICEYRRLLLPVFYRVNPSDVRRQKGPFEEHFRNHEKTYEEDKVRCWRRAMEKAGAIVGWPFDKSESDSEAKKRLIDSLVKRVLTELANTPVGLATYTVGLGSRLEKLMSVLDVKSNGVRVLGLYGMGGVGKTTLAKALCNKIVGRFDCLSFISKVRENSAKDADLVSLQNKLIHDLSSGKSPVYSVAAIKEVLQEKRVLVVLDDVGNVSQLEALIGRREWFSEGSRIIITTRDTQVLPEHIVTAFYEVRELDSSDALKLFSYHALRREKPIDRFFSLSKEMVSLTGGLPLALEVFGSYLVDKRRKEEWEDALQKLRRIRPRHLQDVLKISFDGLDAEEKRIFLDISCLLIKMEMKREDAIDVLKGCGFRAEIAVRVLITRSLIKITEDNTLWMHDQVREMGRQIVLDDANPLYPNIPSRLWDRDEIMTVLKGGKVTGCIEGIVLDFKMRPFVKDPSGDRISWENFKRSPNFTSALTYLEERHKKCLETKAEREREVILYTKSFESMSNLRLLQINYTRLVGRYKYIPAQLKWLQWKGCPLKSLPKDFCPRELAVLDLSESKIEQVWRRYTNQVAEKLMVMNLRGCHNLVATPDFSGHKKLEKLDLEHCHSLIKIHDSIGNVSTLLHLNLSSCGNLVEFPAVVSGLKNLENLILSGCSKLKKLPTDIGDMRSLKELHVDNTAIKELPESIFHLTKLEKLKLNGCRFLTKLPNCIGKLSSLKELSLNNTAVEEIPDSVGSLLNLEILSLIWCESLTSIPDSVGNLISLAKFLIHGSAIKELPASIGSLQYLKDLSAGSCPSLSKLPDSIEGLASVVELQLDQTPITNLPDQVGALKMLRKLEMRNCKGLKSLPESIGSMFALTSLNISESNISELPESIGKLENLTMFRLNKCTQLRKLPDSIGNLKSLHHLLMEETAVTELPKSFGMLSSLMILKMAKKPHFLSAGNRVPKEDLGAAEQEKHNPFTLPTSFSNLCSLEELDARAWNLCGKIPDDFERLSSLEILNLSHNNFVSLPSSLRGLPFLKTLFLHYCEQLKSLPPLPSSLVEVNVANCTALERVSDISKLVSLRELNLANCEKVEDIPGLECLKSLTRLFMSGCKACSSVVKRRLSKVSLRNLMSFSMPGNEIPAWFSQEVRFSERKNHDIKGVIIGVVVSLNPQIPDDLRDQLPALPCVRANIVKLNKLLFSTMPELKGVPKTNEDHIYLFRYPDCHPLVSKLRDGYDINVREQEPPYIKGIEVKKCGLYLIFEGDDDYEGDEESLDKSQLSISEKLAKFFSSPEDEDHTSKSGIEVESQIIVQEEMKEEKDWGGFWRLGRGAFVSRERKEDAYLQCNTVRIYSYRIVMGYLLPIYYLK; encoded by the exons ATGGACGAAGACGCCGTTTCCGTCTCATCAACTTCAACTTTCAGGCTCCGGTGGGACGTGTTCCTGAGCTTCAGAGGCGAAGACACCCGCCACACCTTCACTAACACCCTCTACCAGTCGCTCGAGAATAGCGGCGTTCGAGTCTTCTTCGACGACGAGGGTTTGCGCGGCGGGGACGAGATCAAGCCGGGTCTTTTCGAGGCCATCGAGGACTCAGCGGCTTCCATTGCCATCATATCCCCGAACTACGCGTCGTCGCACTGGTGCCTGGAGGAACTTTCCAAGATATGTGAGTACCGGAGGCTCCTTCTTCCCGTTTTCTACCGAGTCAACCCGTCGGACGTTCGGCGACAGAAGGGACCTTTCGAAGAACACTTTAGAAACCATGAAAAGACGTATGAGGAGGACAAGGTTAGGTGCTGGAGGAGAGCTATGGAAAAAGCTGGTGCAATTGTTGGCTGGCCCTTCGATAAGAG TGAAAGCGATTCTGAGGCGAAAAAGCGGTTGATTGACTCTTTAGTCAAAAGGGTGTTGACTGAACTTGCCAATACTCCAGTGGGTCTGGCTACATATACAGTTGGACTTGGTTCTCGTCTTGAAAAACTTATGAGTGTGTTGGATGTTAAATCCAATGGCGTTCGAGTTCTTGGATTATATGGGATGGGTGGGGTTGGTAAGACAACCCTTGCTAAGGCTCTTTGTAATAAAATCGTTGGTCGTTTTGACTGCCTTAGTTTCATTTCAAAAGTAAGAGAGAATTCTGCAAAAGATGCAGATTTAGTATCCCTTCAGAACAAACTTATCCATGACCTTTCCTCGGGTAAGTCTCCTGTGTATTCTGTCGCTGCAATCAAAGAGGTACTTCAGGAGAAGCGAGTTCTTGTTGTTTTGGATGATGTTGGCAATGTAAGTCAGCTTGAAGCACTCATTGGAAGAAGAGAATGGTTTTCTGAAGGAAGCAGAATCATAATTACCACAAGAGACACACAAGTTCTACCCGAGCATATTGTCACTGCGTTTTATGAGGTCAGAGAGTTGGATTCCTCTGACGCACTAAAACTTTTTAGCTACCATGCACTGAGAAGAGAGAAACCCATTGACAGATTTTTTAGTCTGTCCAAGGAAATGGTGTCACTTACCGGAGGTCTGCCATTGGCTCTGGAAGTATTTGGTTCTTATTTGGTGGATAAAAGGAGAAAAGAGGAATGGGAAGATGCTCTGCAAAAGTTGAGACGGATTCGTCCACGCCATCTGCAGGATGTGTTGAAGATCAGTTTTGACGGGTTAGATGCAGAAGAGAAGCGTATATTCCTCGACATTTCATGTTTACTCATAAAGATggaaatgaagagagaggatGCAATTGATGTATTGAAAGGCTGCGGTTTTAGGGCTGAGATAGCAGTCAGAGTCCTCATAACAAGGTCGCTCATCAAGATTACAGAGGACAACACTTTGTGGATGCATGATCAAGTTAGAGAAATGGGAAGACAGATTGTTCTAGATGATGCTAACCCTCTATATCCCAATATTCCAAGTAGACTGTGGGATCGTGATGAAATCATGACCGTCTTGAAGGGTGGGAAG GTAACAGGATGTATAGAAGGGATCGTGCTAGACTTTAAAATGAGGCCCTTTGTAAAGGATCCAAGCGGTGACAGAATTTCTTGGGAAAATTTTAAAAGGTCGCCCAATTTTACCTCTGCGTTGACATACTTGGAAGAAAGGCATAAGAAGTGTCTTGAAActaaagcagagagagagagggaggtaaTACTATACACCAAGTCTTTTGAATCTATGTCTAATCTAAGACTTCTGCAAATCAATTATACAAGATTGGTGGGAAGGTATAAGTATATTCCTGCACAACTGAAGTGGCTACAATGGAAAGGATGTCCTCTTAAAAGTCTTCCTAAAGATTTTTGTCCTCGGGAACTTGCTGTCCTTGACCTCTCAGAAAGTAAAATTGAACAAGTGTGGCGCAGGTACACTAACCAG GTGGCTGAGAAATTGATGGTTATGAATCTCCGTGGCTGCCATAATCTTGTTGCTACTCCAGATTTCTCTGGACATAAAAAATTGGAAAAGCTTGATCTTGAGCATTGTCACAGCCTAATTAAGATTCATGATTCTATTGGAAACGTGAGTACATTACTTCATTTGAACCTGAGCAGTTGTGGGAACCTTGTTGAATTTCCTGCTGTAGTCTCTGGCCTAAAAAATCTAGAGAACCTTATCCTCTCCGGCTgctcaaaattgaaaaagttaccAACGGACATAGGTGACATGAGATCTCTGAAAGAACTTCATGTTGATAACACTGCTATAAAAGAGCTACCTGAATCAATTTTCCACCTTACAAAGCTCGAAAAGCTTAAACTAAACGGTTGCCGGTTCTTAACGAAACTTCCCAACTGCATTGGAAAGCTGTCTTCCCTGAAGGAACTCTCTCTTAATAATACTGCTGTAGAAGAAATACCTGATTCTGTTGGATCTTTGCTAAACCTTGAGATACTAAGTCTAATTTGGTGTGAATCACTCACTTCAATTCCAGATTCTGTTGGCAATCTTATATCATTGGCAAAATTTCTAATACATGGTAGTGCAATCAAAGAATTGCCTGCTTCTATTGGTTCCTTGCAATATTTGAAGGACTTGTCAGCTGGGAGCTGTCCGTCTTTGAGCAAGTTGCCTGATTCAATTGAAGGATTAGCTTCTGTTGTTGAGCTTCAGTTAGACCAGACACCAATTACAAATCTGCCGGATCAGGTAGGTGCCCTGAAAATGCTGAGGAAGCTTGAGATGAGGAATTGTAAAGGTCTTAAATCTTTACCAGAATCAATTGGAAGCATGTTCGCTCTTACTTCTCTGAACATATCTGAGTCCAATATTTCTGAATTGCCGGAATCAATTGGGAAGCTGGAAAATCTTACAATGTTCAGGTTGAATAAATGTACACAGCTCCGTAAACTTCCCGATTCAATAGGAAATTTGAAGTCTTTGCACCACTTGCTGATGGAAGAAACTGCAGTCACAGAGTTGCCTAAAAGTTTTGGGATGCTTTCAAGcttaatgattttaaaaatgGCTAAGAAGCCTCATTTCCTGTCAGCTGGAAACAGGGTACCTAAAGAGGATTTGGGTGCAGCTGAACAAGAGAAACATAATCCTTTCACACTTCCAACTTCTTTCTCCAATTTATGCTCGCTTGAAGAACTGGATGCTCGAGCTTGGAATCTGTGTGGTAAAATTCCCGATGATTTTGAAAGGCTGTCGTCCTTGGAGATTTTGAATCTAAGTCATAATAATTTTGTCAGCCTTCCGTCCAGCTTGAGGGGTCTTCCGTTTCTGAAAACGCTTTTTTTACACTACTGCGAGCAGCTGAAATCTCTTCCTCCACTTCCCTCAAGTTTGGTGGAGGTGAATGTTGCAAACTGTACTGCATTGGAAAGGGTGTCTGATATCTCCAAGTTGGTAAGCTTGCGCGAGCTGAACCTCGCAAACTGTGAGAAGGTGGAGGATATTCCGGGCCTCGAATGCTTGAAGTCGTTGACAAGGTTGTTTATGAGTGGTTGCAAAGCATGCTCATCTGTGGTAAAAAGAAGGCTTTCTAAG gtttcTTTGAGGAATTTAATGTCTTTTAGTATGCCTGGAAACGAGATTCCAGCTTGGTTTTCTCAAGAGGTTAGATTCTCAGAACGCAAAAATCATGATATCAAAGGTGTGATAATAGGCGTTGTCGTCTCCCTCAACCCTCAAATACCTGATGACTTAAGAGATCAACTTCCTGCACTACCATGTGTACGAGCAAATATTGTCAAACTGAATAAACTTTTGTTCAGTACAATGCCGGAGTTGAAGGGAGTTCCAAAGACGAATGAAGATCACATATACTTGTTTCGATATCCAGATTGTCATCCGTTGGTTTCAAAGTTGAGAGATGGTTATGACATAAACGTGAGAGAGCAAGAGCCACCGTACATCAAGGGAATTGAGGTGAAAAAGTGTGGGCTTTATTTGATCTTCGAAGGTGATGATGATTACGAGGGAGACGAAGAATCGTTGGACAAGAGCCAGTTATCCATTTCTGAAAAACTAGCAAAGTTTTTCAGCTCTCCTGAGGATGAAGATCACACCTCTAAATCTGGTATTGAAGTCGAGAGCCAGATCATCgtgcaagaagagatgaaggaagaaaaagactGGGGAGGCTTTTGGAGGCTTGGTCGGGGTGCTTTCGTttctagagaaagaaaagaagatgcgTACCTGCAATGCAACACAGTTCGGATATATAGCTACCGGATAGTGATGGGGTActtactacccatttactacttgaag